The Ctenopharyngodon idella isolate HZGC_01 chromosome 19, HZGC01, whole genome shotgun sequence genomic sequence TTTAGTTCTTTTTCAAGAGCATCCATTATGAGCAGCTTTACAAAGAAACAAGAGAAGATTATATTTGACTTTAGACATTGTACAGCTAAATACATGATCGTCTTTAATGAATTTGAGATCAGTACCTTTAAGGTATTCAACGTTTTAAGCACttccatttttgctttgttgaaCATGTCATGTTTTATCTCATCGACTGTGGTTATTAGCAGATCTTGCTTTTTCTTCATAGATCCGGTTCCAGTCACTGCTGCAGCTTCTAAAATAAGAAACACtctgtattcattcattttctttctcttgaAGAACACATCAGAAACAGGAAATAAATCAATTCTTGGATGTGTGTTTCATGattgaaatatttattcatgattattttatttagtaaatcTACTTATTGagtggtttcacagacagggattagatcaagccaggattaggccaattagttcaattaggacatttaagtaactattataaacgtgccttggaaaaaaaaaaaacacattattggtgtgcatcttgagacaaaacaatagccctgaaatattttaagatatgcaagtgcaagttgctttcagttaaaacagctcaaacatgaaTTTTAGTCTGGAATAGGTTTAagacttgtctgtgaaaccaggggtaaaTTTTACCCCTTGGGACTTGGGACTAACTTGTCCCTCatatctgattggctgattgaGATGTTGTTCCacgatcaacaaagatgttaatccaggaacatgttgcacttggtgaaatcacattcgCCATAAAGGTCTACTTTCAAGTATACTTCCAGTGTAACAGTATTGAGTTGCCAGTCAACGTCagcatttttcatcattttcacaaaactttcatggtccccagaatattttgttgaatgAATATCTGTACATACTGTGGCAGGTCTAGTAATGTTCTGCTTGCATGTTGTTGGTTAGTCTGCACATTGATCGCCCTATCAGCAGGCATCGGAAGTGTATATAAACTGGCTGGTTAGATGGAATAGCGTCACGAGTCATCTCCCCTTTCTTCCTATCACGTTAGTCGCCATTCAGGTATGCTGTGTGATTGTTGGCTGTATTGTCAGTGTTAAATTGTAGCTAATGTTCGCTTATTTTCAGAACGCCACGGTGATGATATCGGCATCTTTGTTTGTGTAAAGTCGGAGTTTTGGGTGAGACTGATTCAGGCACGTCCAGTATGAGTGATTGCCTTACACAGTATGAACCTGGGTTTAtctatggcaagccgttttggTTATTTTTGATATCAGGACttacatttccactagtaacaatgttaattcttgatatcagcatttcaattcttgatatcaggaattacatttccactagtaaaaACTAGAATTTTTGatatctgtaattgtattttcactagtgaaatatctccataggctgccattcaaattcaattgttgatatcaagaattgatttcttagttgaaattccaatttcacatatcagaaatacaattcttactagtaaaaataataatttttgatatcaataatGACATTGTTACaagtaaaaatgttaattttgatatcaagaattcattTGGCACTAGTTGAAATGTCAGTTCTTGATATAacaaagtaattaatgatatcaaattatgatttttactagtaagaattgtatTTCTTATATGTGAAATTGGAATTTCAAATAGTAAGAAAtaaattcttgatatcaacaattgaatttgaatggcagcctatggtgacatttcactagtgaaaatacaattacagatttttcatttgtattattGTCTTTATGGAGTGACTGTTCTTGCCAGTGGTATTGTGACAGTTCTAGGTCTAGTGGATAATCTAATTCTGTTTGTTACAGGAGCAGGGATTTACACTTGCACATTCTGTGTACAgtcgtctgctggaagctagttatttgaatttataaagttttaaatatggatatttttcttacaaaattgCATCAGTTCGCTTCAGatggactttattaaccccctgaagttgtatggattactttttttatggatggatgcattatttttggcttcaaaatgccttcacaaccattattaaccttggaggactaaggatatttttaaatatatctctgattgtgttcgtctgaaagaagatggatggcttgagggtgagtaaatcatgggataattttcatttttgggtgaactatccctttaatgctaaCATACCTTTATAGCAAGAAGTCATTTCATTCCGAATAGTTGTTTGTATTGATGAGTAGATGAGCTTCTTCATGTCAACAATTTTTCTATTGAGCAATGGAGTCAATTGTGTTTCCTTCTAAAAgaggaaaaacacaagaaaagTCAGAAAAGTCTTGAAACATTAAGTCCCTGCTTACTTCAGTCCTGCATTAAACGTTGGTTTGTGTTTCATTGTTTACTGGGTTATAAAAACAGCCTGCTTAATTATAAGGAATGAAGATTCACACAGACTTCAACAGAAGTAAAGAAAGGCATAGAGGACCAGGGTCGGTGTATGAACCATTAGTGTCCCCAAGAGGACAACTGAACTCACCTCATTTTTAATGAAGTTCTCAATGTGATGCATGGGAGATGAGGGGTTAGCAGAGTCACTCTGGATGATACTAAACTTATCAATCTGTTCCTGCACTGACTTCCCTGTTGTTTCAGTCACACTAGAGCCAAAagaaaaccatttttaaaacattttacagaacATGGTTGTAATCCTTGATAATCTGATACAAGAATTACTGGAAGGAAATAGTGATGGAATGGCCAAATCCTCAACCATGCAATGTTTGCTTGCTATAGTTTATCCTATATGGCTGCCTGTCATATGAACAAAAGATTCAGAGGGGACTTGTGAGGTGAACAAATCATTTCTTTCCTGTACAGATAGTATGCTGCTGGTCTAAATGACCCATCAGGAGTACCAGTACAAACCCACTCATGTCTGGGGTCCTACACAGATGTCATGAAACAAACATAAGGATATAATGTTgatcccttaaaaaaaaaaacatttggtcTCAAATTAATCTAGCACAAATTATGTTACAAACAAAACTAAACCCAATCTGTATCTTCAGGGCATCATTCTCATTTGCTTGTTTACACTCAATCTACTGTTAGTCCACGTTTACAAGCTTTGCTCCAATTTATGCTCCAATATAATATTACTAATTTGTAAACAAAATGCCAACAATATAATTAACAGCAGTGTTACTTAagattacttaaaaatataaaattaacttGATCATGCTAATGCCCTAAAAACAACAGCAAGCAttgtaaatagttttatttacatattaatcTAAGAATAGAAATGGATGGGTAAAACCAAACTTACGGAAAAATCTTAATGAAATCTTCATCAATGCATGTGTGCAAATGTTTGGCCAAAGTCTTGTTCAGGTCTAAAACTTCATCCCAATTTTTCGACCAATAGCATCCGTAGTTCTTGCACAAAGCTCCAAGGATTTTATGGAACCCCCTTCCATCTTTTTTCTgagtaacaaaacaaaacaaaaaatacatgttAAAAGGACACAAAAATGGTCATTATGCAAAACATTTGAATCACACTCACAGTTATTAATTCTGTTGTGGAAGCAACACATGATTTCACTGATTCGTCCACTCCCTTTGAGAGACACTGCTCCAGATCACTATAAATGCTGTCAAAATATTTGTCCAATTCATTTAGTGCCTTCATTAGGTTCTTCTCTAATTCCATGACTTTCATTTTCATCTAAAACACATCCATGTAAGAATTATGAATGAAAAGACATTGAGCAGTGAATTACAGAATAATACATATTGGTAGCATTCTAAATACACTAGCTCTGACTAAAATCTAAATACCATTTTCTTGTCTGTATCTCGCTGGCCACTTTGGATTAAGAGCAAAGTTCCCTTTGCTACTTTTACATAATCTCTGACCAGTTCTCGATTCATGCTCTTGTTAAGAGTCCTCAGTTCATCCTGCAGCTTAGGGATTTCTAGATATAAATATCATTTGGTCAGTGCATTATCTCATTTGGCATGAATAAAGTGGTCAAATGAAAGCAATAGACAGAAGATAGTTTACCTGTTTCACTAGATTCCAGATTTAAACTGGGGTCAAAGAATGCTTTGGAACTTACAGTAAAAACTTGAAACTGATTGTCAGAACTgaatattttctaaaaagaaaaaagtaaagtaatattaataaaattagaaGAAAACTATATATCATATTCTATATATAGTTGCATCATATACAGTTTTTGAAAACGTAATGGTAAGAATAGGTAAAAGCAGTACCTTAAGTTTAGATTTTTCAAACTTTTCTTTGACCTTCGTCTtgccatttttatttctatgaagTATGCATACTTTTTTCTGATCctgaatgataaaaaaaaaaaaaaaaaaaaaaatacacaatctGTTCATAGGTTTATAGTAAAATCTGACTCAGTGGTTGATTATGTATCTCTTTTTACTCTCAGTAAATTATTACATTCATTAAATTGTAGTCACATGATATTAGCTCTCAGTGACATAAGTAAAATCAGCAAATGTATTCATAAACATCAGTACAAACTTACAAGGGAAACTGATAGCTAAAATTAGTGCTAGTCTATGAAAACAAAGGAGCAATACTACATAAATACAGCTAGTACAGTTCTTCTATACATTTAACAAACCTTGTCTTCTGGGATTTGATCTCTAGGAAGCCGTGTATatctaaaaatgaatattaaaaaggTACAAAGTGTTCTGATTTGTTTCGTACAAAAGATACAGGATTATTACAATTAGACTTAGAATTATACCACTTCCCAGCCATTTACGTCCTTTATGTAATATTCACAAAATACCTAACATAGTTTTCTGGATCGATGTCATCAGTCTTTGTACAGATGAAGTtgatgcttttgcattctcctCCTGGTCCCAGTTCTTCAGTGCAGTGCTTTAAAATCCCCCAAGGGCCACTGTCAGTGCTTGCTCGATTGATAGCACTAATAATCCACACAGAAGAGCACTCTCTTAGTTTCTACAGGATTTGAAATATTACAGTGAGTTAGGGGACATGTTCTAAGTGGcataatatatttcaacattGTGTGGTTAATCTGGCAAACTGTTCATTTGAAAGGAGCAtagtaaaatatttacagatttCCACAGATCATCTCTAATCTTATTGCAGTCTCCAGATCCAGGAATATCAACAAGCACAATGTGTTCCAGAAGTTCACGACAATCAGGAATCTTGATCTTCACACTCTTCACAAGCGGCCAGTACCAGTTACCGGAACTTGACTCACTGTGTTGTATGTAACTTGCAACCTCATCGATAAATTCATTGACCTGTTGAGAAAATAAATTGCTTTGTTTTACTTTGCTGAAAAGCAATTTTAGAATGCATTatacatataatacatataatgtataatataaactgcctggccaaaaaaaaagtcactctttggatttaaataggcaaatacttgagagtctatgactggatcattgttgctgtgattattatgtttctagcatgttatatgtttaggaaaattgactaaaatgttggaaataaatgttgtgatgttttttCCATCAAGAAGTGCataaatttttggtcaagatcttgtattgacaatgcaaaaGGCGGGCACtgtgtaaagtctcctccagcacatttcaaagactttcaatgaatttaaggtctggactcagaggtgccaatttaTGTGTGAAAATAATTCTTCATGTGCCCTCCCAACACTTTTTTCtcagtttgagcctgatgaatctttgcattgtcatcctggaatatggccatgatacatcttctaacatggttgtttaagaaatgaaaagctacacattCCATCaatagggttaaaagaactgttcccaaacatataacatgctagaaacataataatcacagcaataatgatccagtcatacaCTCTgtggtattttatttatttatttatttttggccgggcagtgaataatatgttaaatattaaacagtCTCCTAAAACTTACATCACTTTTTGAGAAAGTTTCCTTATTAgtggacaaaaagtattcaATCTCAGCAAATTTGGCATCATTCTTGAGCTCTTCTAATGTTTTCTCATCTGCATCATCTCCATACAGCGCAGTTATCTTTTCTACAGCAATTTCATACAATTCATCATCCCTGTCCTCACTTTCATCTGACAAAACACTGAAAagatctttgagctctttttccCACTCCTGCAGAggcacacaaaacaaaatacagagAAAAAATATGTATTCCCTACAGTCtgatttatgtatatattgatAAATCTTTAGAACTCTCATTAAAAGCATATTCAGATGAATACAAATGAGGAAACCTCTTTAGAGAAGAGTTCAATCTCTGCTATGTAGTTGGAGTCAGTCAGATTGGCTTCCACCTGAGTAACAACAGCTGTACAGGCACCAAAACAACCAGATGGCAGTAGATTCTTTTTCCCCAATATTGCACTTAATAGGGAGCTCTTTCCTTCTCCTGATGTTCCAAAAATCCCAATGGTTGCCTTCTTCCTGCTGCCTTTATCTATTTGATCTGAGTTTTTGGAGAATCTTTTCATAATTTGTCTCACCCCCTCCATGATCTCATCTGTGTGCCACAAAGAAGAGCCATGTTTctaattaaataacatttttgtaagCAACATAAATGGCAgatgtttaattatattatagtataatgTTTTACTAGTGCATAGTATGTAATTATAATATAGTTTCAGTCATGTGGCATTTATGGCACAGGTACTTGACTCAAGATAGTGAGATGGTAAATATGGAGTTTCCCTGTTCTGTGTTGGTGTGGGTTTCCTCCAGGCACTCAGGACAGGTGAATTGGAGACTCTAAATTGTGTGAAGGTGTATGTCTATGTGTGTTAGCCCTGTGATGGACTGGCAGTCTGTCCAGGGTGTTTCTTTGGCCTGAGATTCTTGGATAGGCTCTAGCATTCCCATGATGCTATGTAGGACAAGCAGTTTGGATGAATGATGAATGACTCTGATACCTGTATAACCCTTTTAAGATGGTGTGTGTGTCTAAATTCTGCTGACCATTTATAGGCAACCAAGTGATTCCTTACAAGTAGCAGATAAGAGGTAGACAGATTCAGATTTTACTTGCCCATTGTCAGCGATGAGTTCATTGTCCAGTCA encodes the following:
- the LOC127500711 gene encoding nuclear GTPase SLIP-GC-like isoform X2, which translates into the protein MEAFHGMKKNTPPLLPVPSQSSSSSYGLSIHPTMNRQGTKRKRESLDWTMNSSLTMDEIMEGVRQIMKRFSKNSDQIDKGSRKKATIGIFGTSGEGKSSLLSAILGKKNLLPSGCFGACTAVVTQVEANLTDSNYIAEIELFSKEEWEKELKDLFSVLSDESEDRDDELYEIAVEKITALYGDDADEKTLEELKNDAKFAEIEYFLSTNKETFSKSDVNEFIDEVASYIQHSESSSGNWYWPLVKSVKIKIPDCRELLEHIVLVDIPGSGDCNKIRDDLWKSKLRECSSVWIISAINRASTDSGPWGILKHCTEELGPGGECKSINFICTKTDDIDPENYVRYTRLPRDQIPEDKDQKKVCILHRNKNGKTKVKEKFEKSKLKKIFSSDNQFQVFTVSSKAFFDPSLNLESSETEIPKLQDELRTLNKSMNRELVRDYVKVAKGTLLLIQSGQRDTDKKMMKMKVMELEKNLMKALNELDKYFDSIYSDLEQCLSKGVDESVKSCVASTTELITKKDGRGFHKILGALCKNYGCYWSKNWDEVLDLNKTLAKHLHTCIDEDFIKIFPVTETTGKSVQEQIDKFSIIQSDSANPSSPMHHIENFIKNEKETQLTPLLNRKIVDMKKLIYSSIQTTIRNEMTSCYKEAAAVTGTGSMKKKQDLLITTVDEIKHDMFNKAKMEVLKTLNTLKLLIMDALEKELKNAIERLQSQTSKIREDVSGYIEQLERLSDQLSD
- the LOC127500711 gene encoding nuclear GTPase SLIP-GC-like isoform X1 — its product is MMIINTFLTLTTSSLQLFIESLPKGRIPKESATVMITPKTHYALISLSHIKDELEQQKQSNPTLNQDLLIIENLLSDAKEHFSVEKYKLLHQGCPLTPGLIMLALKSYASQLFGHLEKSGVFIFKQSVIVCFQPEDLEMVKATVENNTSEVYEIEILSRGNGELLQLNFIGNDCKDEDWEKWNADIFGNNDEESEENFSKADERDNGIKVYEETENLKSKIFEEDESLEVDVRSAISGAPKEEMEAFHGMKKNTPPLLPVPSQSSSSSYGLSIHPTMNRQGTKRKRESLDWTMNSSLTMDEIMEGVRQIMKRFSKNSDQIDKGSRKKATIGIFGTSGEGKSSLLSAILGKKNLLPSGCFGACTAVVTQVEANLTDSNYIAEIELFSKEEWEKELKDLFSVLSDESEDRDDELYEIAVEKITALYGDDADEKTLEELKNDAKFAEIEYFLSTNKETFSKSDVNEFIDEVASYIQHSESSSGNWYWPLVKSVKIKIPDCRELLEHIVLVDIPGSGDCNKIRDDLWKSKLRECSSVWIISAINRASTDSGPWGILKHCTEELGPGGECKSINFICTKTDDIDPENYVRYTRLPRDQIPEDKDQKKVCILHRNKNGKTKVKEKFEKSKLKKIFSSDNQFQVFTVSSKAFFDPSLNLESSETEIPKLQDELRTLNKSMNRELVRDYVKVAKGTLLLIQSGQRDTDKKMMKMKVMELEKNLMKALNELDKYFDSIYSDLEQCLSKGVDESVKSCVASTTELITKKDGRGFHKILGALCKNYGCYWSKNWDEVLDLNKTLAKHLHTCIDEDFIKIFPVTETTGKSVQEQIDKFSIIQSDSANPSSPMHHIENFIKNEKETQLTPLLNRKIVDMKKLIYSSIQTTIRNEMTSCYKEAAAVTGTGSMKKKQDLLITTVDEIKHDMFNKAKMEVLKTLNTLKLLIMDALEKELKNAIERLQSQTSKIREDVSGYIEQLERLSDQLSD